A genomic stretch from Limanda limanda chromosome 11, fLimLim1.1, whole genome shotgun sequence includes:
- the mrpl51 gene encoding large ribosomal subunit protein mL51 → MSVLGALLRAGATFRHSAGSLLQTARGFTTGTCCQIRMHAIPQPKRVDRWTEKRSMFGVYDNIGILGDFKAHPKDLILAPCWLKGFKGNELQRLIRKKKMVGNRMMTLEKHNLEKRIKFLYKHFNRFGKHR, encoded by the exons ATGTCTGTGCTGGGAGCTCTGCTGAGAGCCGGAGCGACCTTCCGTCATTCTGCTGGGAGCCTGCTGCAGACAGCCAGGGGCTTTACCACAG gtacATGCTGCCAGATCAGGATGCACGCCATCCCTCAGCCGAAGAGGGTGGACAGGTGGACCGAGAAGAGGAGCATGTTCGGAGTTTATGACAACATCGGCATATTAG GAGATTTTAAAGCTCATCCCAAAGACCTTATTTTGGCCCCCTGCTGGTTGAAGGGTTTCAAAGGTAACGAACTGCAGCGTCTAATTCGTAAGAAGAAGATGGTGGGAAACCGAATGATGACgttggaaaaacacaacctgGAGAAGAGGATCAAATTCCTCTACAAACATTTCAACCGCTTCGGCAAACATCGTTAA
- the LOC133013704 gene encoding lymphocyte activation gene 3 protein-like, which produces MSLECFIFILITFLMTGVQCEVTEVFAEAGSTAVLPCKYSPTSNVSPGVIWSKADKGTVWRMEKSGLQMWGVSWSQKGIQRVRCPHTQFERGVYSLQIHGVTEEDGGVYSCRVKQGGPVEETVVMLRIITVSISPSVPLSGRDVSLTCQVTPGFDGSAAVQWMLNDSRFSRETRVTSPGDTFKSIVKEKASARLTGNWTCVVGYRGKEGRASATLTVTGIIQPPSDDTKVYAAVGCAVTLPCVFSSGLFPSSPLWEKLQPGSLNKQAPSRSAPSFSPSSPSSQLPWDKSISLKEVDLKDAGKYRCSGTIQGQRLAQNIQLVVAKIDSSVPSKKKGSVMLTCKVSDTSEVTEYEWVRVTYDLNGTEAFGSIHKGKTPSISLLSEESWGTWACRFSGKDGILGNITHHVPMMSGLSGPKSSSFSQNTTAVVGLSVLLVALLLILAQMYKNHRRKQGIFQYPAMETIIHTVANERDEREKHRVKVLP; this is translated from the exons ATGTCTTTGGAgtgtttcatctttattttgatCACTTTTTTGATGACAG GAGTTCAGTGTGAGGTGACAGAGGTGTTTGCTGAAGCGGGTTCTACAGCTGTACTGCCCTGTAAATACAGCCCGACATCCAATGTTTCTCCTGGTGTCATCTGGAGCAAAGCGGACAAAGG CACTGTCTGGAGAATGGAGAAGAGCGGGTTGCAGATGTGGGGCGTCAGCTGGTCACAGAAAGGGATCCAACGCGTACGGTGCCCCCACACTCAGTTTGAAAGAGGCGTCTACAGCCTGCAAATCCACGGAGTGacggaggaggatggaggagttTACTCCTGCAGGGTGAAGCAGGGAGGCCCAGTTGAAGAAACCGTGGTCATGCTCAGAATCATTACAG TGTCCATTTCTCCATCGGTTCCGCTGTCGGGGAGGGACGTTTCACTCACTTGTCAGGTGACTCCTGGGTTTGATGGGTCGGCTGCTGTGCAGTGGATGTTGAACGACAGTCGATTTTCACGTGAGACCAGAGTCACCTCACCGGGAGACACGTTCAAAAGCATCGTGAAGGAGAAGGCATCCGCAAGGCTGACGGGGAACTGGACCTGTGTGGTGGGCTACAGGGGCAAAGAAGGCCGAGCTTCAGCAACTCTGACAGTGACAG GAATCATCCAACCTCCATCTGACGACACCAAGGTGTATGCTGCTGTGGGATGTGCAGTCACACTCCCCTGTGTCTTCTCCTCCGGGTTGTTCCCCTCTTCGCCACTCTGGGAGAAACTGCAGCCTGGCTCTCTTAATAAACAAGCTCCCAGCCGCTCtgctccctctttttctccatcCTCACCGTCCTCTCAGCTTCCCTGGGACAAATCTATCAGTTTGAAAGAGGTTGACCTGAAGGATGCGGGCAAGTACAGATGCTCTGGGACCATACAAGGACAAAGGCTCGCTCAAAACATCCAGCTCGTCGTCGCCAAAA ttGACAGCAGCGTCCCGTCAAAGAAAAAGGGCTCCGTGATGCTGACCTGCAAAGTGTCTGACACGAGCGAGGTCACTGAATATGAATGGGTTCGTGTGACCTATGATCTCAATGGCACCGAGGCCTTCGGATCCATCCACAAGGGGAAGACTCCGAGTATCAGCCTGTTGTCAGAGGAGAGCTGGGGCACATGGGCATGTCGGTTCTCTGGCAAAGACGGCATTTTAGGAAACATAACGCACCATGTTCCAATGATGA gTGGTCTTAGTGGACCAAAATCGTCAAGTTTCTCACAGAACACCACTGCTGTGGTCGGGCTCAGTGTTCTCCTCGTCGCTCTGCTGCTGATTCTGGCTCAGATGTACAAGAACCACCGAAGG AAGCAAGGCATCTTTCAGTACCCTGCGATGGAGACGATTATTCATACCGTCGCCAATGAGCGGGACGAGAGAGAAAAGCATCGAGTGAAAGTGTTACCGTAA
- the tnfrsf1a gene encoding tumor necrosis factor receptor superfamily member 1A produces the protein MEEAGHRGRRNKNAPVGTILLLMCMIVPAYFQPSEDKCPDGDYRTNKGICCNKCFPGSKLVEECNVTGHRSKCVPCPHGQYRDKIHYAPTCLPCSVCKGTKNEKTLKECARNQNTICQCYDGYYRFYIDSLTYECRKCAQCGPGETEKQNCTNLTNTVCECKETFYRVKRKCEPCESCSSECQHLCSRSSVNPKSCDKGEEFFTYVIAGVVAGALVLLVLVALITHMVTKKKWEQRSSQPSSQPTDDSPEPYEVVLLSSEESSVNSDVEVTRSSPVGSEQLPPNLPDCVPLEIETADLIYSVLDLVSALQVKQLVRTLGVRDTEIEQAELDHRTCREAHYQMLRLWAERVPRADGGGQRGILHWPLLQELLDKLRTMRLGGVAEELEIKFSIQ, from the exons ATGGAAGAAGCTGGACACAGAGGACGGAGGAATAAAAATGCCCCTGTAGGCACAATACTGCTCCTCATG TGCATGATCGTTCCCGCATATTTTCAACCTTCGGAGGACAAGTGTCCCGATGGAGACTACCGCACTAATAAGGGAATTTGTTGCAACAAATGTTTTCCAG GTTCTAAGCTTGTAGAGGAGTGTAATGTTACGGGTCACAGAAGTAAATGTGTTCCATGTCCTCATGGGCAATACAGGGATAAGATTCATTACGCCCCCACATGCCTACCGTGCAGTGTCTGTAAAG GGACAAAGAATGAAAAGACTCTAAAAGAATGTGCAAGAAACCAAAACACTATTTGTCAATGTTATGACGGTTATTACAGATTTTACATCGACTCATTAACGTACGAGTGTCGCAAATGTGCACAATGTGGACCTGGTGAAACGGAAAAGCAAAACT GCACAAACCTGACAAACACAGTTTGTGAGTGTAAGGAGACCTTCTACAGAGTCAAAAGAAAGTGTGAACCCTGCGAGAG TTGTAGCAGTGAGTGCCAACATCTCTGTTCACGTTCTAGTGTGAATCCAAAAT CTTGCGACAAGGGAGAGGAATTTTTCACATACGTAATTGCTGGAGTTGTTGCTGGGGCTCTTGTGTTGTTGGTGCTGGTCGCTCTCATCACTCACATGGTCACCAAGAAGAAGTGGGAGCAGCGGTCCTCCCAGCCGTCCTCCCAGCCGACTGATGATTCTCCGGAGCCTTACGAG GTGGTCCTGCTCAGTAGTGAAGAATCCTCAGTCAACAGCGACGTCGAAGTCACTCGCAGCAGCCCTGTTGGGAGTGAACAGCTTCCACCCAATCTGCCTGACTGTGTCCCCCTGGAAATCGAGA CCGCTGACCTGATCTACTCAGTGTTGGATCTAGTTTCGGCGCTGCAGGTGAAGCAGCTGGTGCGTACTCTGGGTGTGAGGGATACAGAGATCGAACAAGCAGAGCTGGATCACCGGACCTGCAGGGAGGCTCACTACCAGATGCTGCGGCTGTGGGCTGAGAGAGTGCCTCGTGCAGATGGAGGGGGACAACGTGGAATTCTGCACTGGCCTTTGTTGCAGGAGTTGTTGGACAAACTGAGGACGATGCGCCTGGGAGGGGTGGCCGAGGAGCTGGAGATAAAGTTCAGCATTCAGTAA
- the plekhg6 gene encoding pleckstrin homology domain-containing family G member 6 yields MCKCLNFQRRTKQKVVTNFATQSKGTSAVARPRAALRQVLFNQGVASDKNPVSEERGQLDVLKQDLEAYPVPVSLRWQWKEESQGTTLEKNWTDIVHSHSTMSKMQRHQQEALWEFVHTELTYINKLIIIKALVVAALVNLHQRGFLQEVKPQLLFSNLPSIISAHQLFWQEVIYPMLQEVRRTGQPFDPMRLEAGCLQFHERFSSYQHYCWEEENNLEFTRRQMEGNPHFLTYVQWVETHPQCERMRLGDMQAKPHQRITKYPLLLKAVLRNTQDPHVQHTLRGMLSSVNSFLESINDHLKLKDEELALSISAQRVEGYEVEGISEEIDKNVREICRFDLTCPVRGVGPGVVRRLLLEENLKIRDRKDNKLEVVALLFSDVLLMTKVQKKGERLKVVRPPLALDRTSCTALRDGCSFVLVEVGELQSTMNVYIFAASTSESCSTWVSTIHQAKGTLANLRMMENNRQMENWKNQLETKPIKESTMDNVETREQHFVDQLDEEMIIPQTINGMLASKEAEGAHPYQPSDDVNTNNTSLTLFGSQASDSNHKDERKSFAGQQQTFNESEWIEMGVIGDQDGNPTKKEEKIVETQMTKERRMTFNQRPQSTPNLDLFTHRAAEDSLRPHNRLIGGLPDVDYPTNEHSTLPYPYQPTTSRERPGLQGILGDRGLSTRRDFQSVNQDVRKSSKSQSDDIETSPEVKGFPKNLRSPVLRRRRPLSINQAPTTRMSKEFSQGSGETWTASSSNSESDYSLNSKRNSVPSDKSSNSHRVLKLGSLKPNQGMFGHMNDRASPDPETWSEPEPERNFHSKRPKMKTQRSASIPNIMIEGHGLSLHPTNRYTLHQQQDVPPPIPGHYPNGHPSPLDGLLERAKERRSGRNSKMAQLRSRYPPTSPSLSTASSPSPSNGDRDTEWEEEVELMRHRALTVSKGWKEQLVDGDEDDNRNSVAFSEGVNVDWPGWCFDDAEVMVHLQPRDEGLLEGISRSLALLQVPHFSEQEEGECSHV; encoded by the exons ATGTGCAAATGTTTGAATTTCCAGAGGCGGACCAAGCAGAAGGTTGTGACCAACTTTGCAACACAGAGTAAAGGCACTTCTGCAGTAGCCAGGCCCCGAGCGGCACTGAGACAGGTCCTGTTCAACCAGGGAGTGGCCTCTGACAAGAACCCAGTGTCTGAG GAGCGAGGTCAGCTGGATGTGTTGAAACAGGATCTGGAGGCCTACCCTGTGCCAGTCAGTCTGAGGTGGCAATGGAAGGAGGAGAGTCAAGGAACCACACTGGAGAAGAACTGGACGGATATAGTTCACTCTCATTCA ACCATGTCTAAGATGCAGAGacaccagcaggaggcgctgtgGGAGTTTGTCCACACTGAACTCACCTACATCAACAAGCTCATTATCATCAAAGCT TTGGTCGTTGCAGCGCTTGTCAACCTGCATCAGAGAGGATTTCTCCAGGAG GTGAAACCTCAGCTGCTCTTCTCCAACCTCCCCTCCATCATCAGTGCACACCAGCTCTTCTGGCAGGAGGTGATTTATCCCATGTTACAGGAGGTCCGCCGGACAGGGCAGCCCTTTGACCCCATGAGGTTAGAGGCTGGTTGTCTGCAG TTCCATGAGCGTTTCTCCTCCTATCAGCATTActgctgggaggaggagaacaacCTGGAGTTCACACGCAGGCAGATGGAGGGCAACCCGCATTTCCTCACGTATGTTCAG TGGGTGGAGACTCACCCTCAGTGTGAGCGGATGAGGCTTGGGGACATGCAGGCCAAACCCCACCAGAGGATCACAAAGTACCCCCTGCTGCTGAAAGCCGtgctcagaaacacacaggacCCTCATGTACAGCACACGCTCAGAGGCATG CTGTCCAGTGTGAACAGCTTCCTGGAAAGTATCAACGACCACCTGAAGCTCAAAGATGAGGAGCTggctctctccatctctgctcaGCGGGTGGAGGGATATGAGGTGGAGGGAATAAGTGAGGAAATTGACAAG AATGTCCGAGAGATCTGCCGGTTTGACCTAACTTGCCCGGTCAGAGGAGTCGGTCCTGGAGTCGTACgcaggctgctgctggaggagaactTGAAGATTCGTGATAGAAAAGACAACAAG CTGGAGGTGGTGGCTCTACTTTTCTCAGATGTGCTTCTAATGACCAAAGTCCAGAAGAAAGGAGAGCGACTGAAAGTGGTTCGACCTCCTCTGGCCCTGGACAGAACTTCCTGCACAGCACTGAGAGACGGCT gtTCGTTTGTTCTTGTGGAGGTTGGTGAACTTCAGAGCACTATGAATGTCTACATCTTTGCAGCCAGCACCTCAGAGAGCTGCTCCACATGGGTCTCCACCATCCACCAGGCCAAG GGAACACTGGCAAACCTGAGAATGATGGAGAACAACAGACAAATGGAAAACTGGAAAAACCAACTGGAAACAAAACCTATCAAAGAATCCACAATGGATAATGTGGAGACAAGAGAACAACATTTTGTGGATCAACTTGATGAGGAAATGATCATCCCTCAGACGATTAATGGGATGTTGGCATCTAAAGAAGCGGAGGGAGCGCATCCGTATCAACCTTCAGATGACGTTAACACTAACAACACCAGCTTAACTCTTTTTGGATCCCAAGCCAGCGACAGTAATCATAAAGATGAGCGTAAGAGCTTTGCTGgtcaacaacaaacattcaACGAAAGTGAATGGATAGAAATGGGGGTAATAGGCGATCAAGATGGGAACCCcacaaagaaagaagagaaaatagtCGAGACTCAGATGACAAAGGAGCGAAGGATGACCTTTAACCAAAGACCACAGTCAACCCCAAATCTGGATCTTTTCACTCATAGAGCTGCTGAAGATTCATTAAGACCACACAATCGCTTAATAGGTGGATTACCAGATGTTGACTACCCAACAAATGAACATAGCACTTTACCATATCCTTACCAGCCAACCACGTCCAGGGAAAGGCCTGGGCTTCAAGGAATACTGGGGGATAGAGGGTTATCGACAAGGAGAGATTTCCAGTCTGTGAACCAAGACGTGAGAAAGTCCAGCAAAAGCCAGTCTGATGACATCGAGACATCTCCGGAGGTTAAGGGGTTCCCAAAAAATTTGAGGTCACCCGTGTTACGGAGGAGGAGGCCACTCAGCATCAATCAGGCACCCACCACTCGGATGTCCAAGGAGTTCTCCCAGGGTTCAGGAGAGACTTGGACAGCCTCCTCTTCCAACTCTGAATCAGACTACAGCCTAAACAGCAAGAGAAACTCTGTTCCTTCTGACAAAAGCTCAAATTCCCACCGGGTGCTCAAGCTGGGCTCCCTGAAGCCCAACCAAGGCATGTTTGGACACATGAATGATCGAGCCTCTCCAGATCCCGAAACATGGTCTGAGCCTGAGCCTGAACGGAACTTCCACAGCAAAAGGCCCAAAATGAAAACCCAAAGGAGCGCGTCCATCCCTAACATTATGATCGAAGGGCATGGACTTTCTCTGCACCCCACTAACCGTTACACTTTACACCAACAACAAGATGTACCTCCTCCCATCCCAGGACATTACCCTAACGGACACCCTTCTCCTCTGGATGGCCTTCTGGAAAGAGCCAAAGAGAGAAGGAGCGGGCGAAATTCGAAAATGGCCCAATTGAGGTCAAGATATCCTCCTACCTCCCCCTCGCTTTCCACCGCATCTTCCCCATCACCCAGCaatggagacagagacacagagtgggaggaggaggtggagctgatGAGACACCGAGCCCTCACAGTGAGTAAAGGATGGAAAGAGCAGCTTGTGGACGGAGATGAAGACGATAACAGGAACAG cGTTGCCTTTTCAGAAGGCGTAAATGTGGACTGGCCCGGCTGGTGCTTTGACGATGCCGAAGTCATGGTTCATTTACAACCTCGAGATGAAGGACTTCTGGAGGGCATCAGCCGATCTCTGGCCTTATTGCAGGTTCCTCACTTTTCAGAGCAAGAAGAAGGGGAGTGCAGTCATGTGTAG
- the vamp1b gene encoding vesicle-associated membrane protein 2 yields the protein MTFFSVASPPLSAPDAAAAGAPDGSGQPPGPPNTSSNRRLQQTQTQVDEVVDIMRVNVDKVLERDQKLSELDDRADALQAGASQFESCAAKLKNKYWWKNCKMMIMMGIIGVIVVGILFLYFFY from the exons ATGACGTTTTTCTCAGTTGCCAGTCCACCTCT GTCTGCCCCAGATGCCGCCGCAGCTGGAGCCCCCGATGGATCCGGCCAACCTCCAGGCCCACCCAACACCTCCAGCAACCGCAGGCTACAGCAGACACAGACCCAAGTAGATGAG GTGGTGGACATCATGCGGGTGAATGTGGACAAGGTTTTGGAAAGGGACCAGAAGCTCTCAGAGCTGGATGACAGAGCGGATGCTCTCCAAGCCGGAGCCTCCCAGTTTGAAAGCTGCGCAGCCAAGCTAAAGAACAAGTACTGGTGGAAGAACTGCAAG atgATGATCATGATGGGCATCATTGGAGTCATTGTGGTTGGAATACTATTCT TGTACTTCTTCTACTGA